A single Dysgonomonas mossii DNA region contains:
- the rpsA gene encoding 30S ribosomal protein S1, producing MDNLKNVQPVADFDWDSYEKGDSYTGKSKEELVETYDQSLNKVNDKEVVMGKVTAMNKREVVVNIGYKSDGIVSMNEFRYNPDLKIGDEVEVYIESQEDKKGQLILSHKKARATRSWDRVNEALEKDEIIKGYIKCRTKGGMIVDVFGIEAFLPGSQIDVKPIRDYDVFVGKTMEFKVVKINHEFKNVVVSHKALIEAELEQQKKDIISKLEKGQVLEGTVKNITSYGVFIDLGGVDGLIHITDLSWGRVQHPEEVVKLDEKINVVILDFDDDKKRIALGLKQLTPHPWDALSAELKVGDKVKGKVVVMADYGAFIEIAPGVEGLIHVSEMSWAQHLRSAQDFMKVGDEVEAVVLTLDRDERKMSLGIKQLKPDPWENIEEKYPIGSQHTAKVRNFTNFGVFAEIEEGVDGLIHISDLSWTKKIKHPSEVTAIGADIEVQVLEIDKENRRLSLGHKQLEENPWDVFETIFTVGSVHEGTLVEMVDKGAVISLPYGVEGFATPKHLVKEDGSQAKIDEKLDFKVIEFNKDSKRIIVSHSRVFEDEKPEAKEAAAEKRAKKSSKKEQAETSTQSNVEKTTLGDIEELAALKEKLSGDNK from the coding sequence ATTGATAATTTAAAAAATGTACAACCGGTTGCAGATTTCGACTGGGATTCGTACGAAAAAGGAGACTCTTACACAGGTAAGAGCAAAGAAGAACTTGTAGAAACCTATGACCAATCGTTGAACAAAGTAAACGACAAAGAAGTGGTAATGGGTAAAGTAACTGCTATGAACAAACGCGAAGTTGTTGTTAATATCGGTTACAAATCAGACGGTATCGTTTCTATGAACGAGTTCCGTTATAACCCGGATCTAAAAATTGGTGACGAAGTAGAGGTATACATCGAAAGCCAAGAAGACAAAAAGGGACAACTTATCCTTTCTCACAAGAAAGCACGTGCTACACGCTCTTGGGATCGTGTTAACGAAGCTCTTGAAAAAGACGAAATCATCAAAGGTTATATTAAATGTCGCACTAAGGGCGGTATGATCGTTGATGTATTTGGTATCGAGGCGTTCTTGCCAGGATCTCAGATCGACGTGAAACCAATCCGCGACTATGATGTATTTGTAGGTAAGACTATGGAGTTCAAGGTAGTGAAAATCAACCACGAGTTCAAAAACGTTGTTGTTTCTCACAAAGCTCTTATCGAAGCTGAACTTGAACAACAGAAAAAAGATATCATCTCTAAGCTTGAAAAAGGTCAGGTACTTGAAGGTACAGTTAAGAACATCACTTCTTACGGTGTATTTATCGACCTTGGCGGCGTAGACGGACTAATCCACATTACAGACCTTTCTTGGGGACGTGTACAACACCCAGAAGAAGTGGTTAAATTGGATGAGAAAATCAACGTTGTTATTCTTGACTTCGATGATGACAAGAAACGTATTGCATTAGGATTGAAACAATTGACTCCTCACCCTTGGGATGCACTTAGCGCTGAGCTTAAAGTTGGCGACAAGGTGAAAGGTAAAGTTGTGGTTATGGCTGACTACGGTGCATTCATCGAAATCGCTCCGGGTGTAGAAGGCTTGATCCACGTTTCAGAAATGAGCTGGGCTCAACACTTACGCAGTGCACAAGACTTTATGAAAGTTGGCGACGAAGTAGAAGCTGTAGTGCTTACTCTTGATCGCGACGAACGCAAAATGTCTCTTGGTATCAAACAATTGAAACCAGATCCATGGGAAAATATCGAAGAAAAATATCCTATCGGAAGCCAGCACACTGCAAAAGTTCGCAACTTCACTAACTTCGGTGTATTTGCCGAAATAGAAGAAGGCGTAGACGGACTAATCCACATTTCAGACCTTTCTTGGACTAAGAAAATCAAACACCCTAGCGAAGTTACTGCTATAGGTGCTGACATCGAAGTACAAGTACTTGAAATAGACAAAGAAAACCGTCGTTTAAGCCTTGGTCACAAACAACTTGAAGAAAACCCTTGGGATGTATTCGAAACTATATTTACTGTAGGTTCTGTACACGAAGGTACTCTTGTTGAAATGGTTGACAAAGGAGCAGTAATCTCACTTCCTTATGGTGTTGAAGGTTTTGCAACTCCTAAACACTTGGTAAAAGAAGATGGTTCTCAAGCTAAGATCGATGAAAAACTTGATTTCAAAGTAATCGAGTTCAACAAAGACTCTAAAAGAATCATCGTATCTCACAGCCGTGTGTTTGAAGATGAAAAACCGGAAGCTAAAGAAGCTGCTGCTGAAAAAAGAGCAAAAAAATCTTCTAAGAAAGAACAAGCTGAAACTTCAACTCAATCTAACGTAGAAAAAACTACATTAGGCGATATAGAAGAGCTTGCAGCATTGAAAGAAAAACTTTCGGGAGATAACAAATAA